The following coding sequences are from one Nicotiana tomentosiformis chromosome 3, ASM39032v3, whole genome shotgun sequence window:
- the LOC138891434 gene encoding myricetin 7/4'-O-methyltransferase 2-like: MVEQWILHNWNDEDCVKILKKCKESIPSREEGGKVIIIDIVLENPNVRNEFVRAQHYMDLLMMVCYAAKQRTKMDWERLFTDAGFNEYKITPTLGTRSLIEIYP, from the coding sequence ATGGTTGAGCAGTGGATTCTGCATAACTGGAACGACGAAGACTGTGTGAAGATACTGAAGAAATGCAAAGAGTCTATTCCGAGTAGGGAAGAAGGAGGGAAGGTGATAATCATAGACATAGTGCTCGAAAATCCGAATGTGAGAAATGAGTTTGTTCGAGCACAGCATTATATGGACTTGTTAATGATGGTTTGCTATGCTGCCAAACAGAGAACTAAAATGGATTGGGAGAGGCTCTTCACTGATGCTGGTTTCAATGAATACAAAATAACTCCCACTTTAGGAACAAGGTCTCTTATTGAAATATACCCTTGA